AAGGTGCTGCGTGCGGTCCACGACGGCGCGCATTCCGACCTCTACGTCATCTCCACCCGGCCGGGGACCGGCGAGGGGCTGCGCCTCATCTCCGATCTGCGCGCGCGGGAGGCGACGCGGCACGCCGGCATCATCGTCGTCCACGGCCAGCAGGAGCGGCGGGAGGCGCTGATGGCGCTCGACCTCGGCGCCAACGATCTCATCACCCGCGGCGCCGACCCGGAGGAAATGGCGCTCCGGCTGCGCACGCAGATGCGGCGCAAGCGCGATGCCGACCTGCTGCGCCAGATCCTCGACGAGGGCCTGCGCCTCGTGTCGATCGACAGCCTCACGCGGCTCTACAACCGCCGCTACGCGCTCGCGCATCTGGAAAAGATCGCGGAAGAGGCGCGCACGGGCGGACGGCATTTCGCGCTCATGCTGATCGACATCGACCGCTTCAAATCCGTCAACGACACGTTCGGCCATGCCGTCGGCGACGCGGTGCTCGCCGAGGTCGGCCAGCGGTTGCGCGACAGCCTGCGCGGGATGGACCTGGTCGCGCGCTTCGGCGGGGAGGAATTCCTCGTCTGCATGCCGATGACCTCCCTGACGGAGGCGCGCGCGGCGGCGGAGCGGCTGCGCGTGACGATCTGCGACCGGCCGATGACCATCGCGCCGGACGGCACGCCGGTCACCGTCTCCGTCTCGATCGGGCTGGCCATGGGGGGCGGCCCCGACCGCTCGGCCATTCCCGACCTTCTCGCCGTGGCCGACCAGGCGCTCTACAGCGCCAAGGCGGAGGGGCGCAACCAGGTCACGCTCGGCTCACATGCCGCCTGAGCGCCCGCGCGGCAGTCACAGGGAACCGGAACGGGCGCCAGACCAGACTGGCTCTGAAACGGGTGCCGAGACGGGCGCAACCTCCGGCGCGCAGCGCCGGCGCCGGCTGGGTCAACGGTCGGAGGCCGCCTCGCGCGGGCGATCGCCGCCATGCGGCGGGTGCGGCGGGCGCGTCAGAATTTCCTCGAGCCGGTCGGCATAGGCGATCCGGTCCTCCGGCTGCATCTCCCCGATCCGCGCGACCACAAGCTCGGCGCCGATCTTCTGGCGTGCGGCGAACCGCGCGTGCTGCGCCAGGAGCAGCGCCTGGAACCGTTCCGCGTCGAAAGGTTCGGCACGCAGCGTGGCAATGAGCGTCTCCAC
The nucleotide sequence above comes from Celeribacter indicus. Encoded proteins:
- a CDS encoding diguanylate cyclase, whose translation is MTGSILIADNVPTNRIILKVKLSSAFYEVTQATSGAEALARARSERPNLVLLDIDLGDMTGYAACAALKADPLTAHIAVAIITPPRDQEAKIAALKAGADEVLGKPLDAPTLSARVRALMRASATSGELRRRGETVRALGFAEAPATFGRPGRITLVGSTAEEAMGWRVGLRGMIHDEIVIERREKVLRAVHDGAHSDLYVISTRPGTGEGLRLISDLRAREATRHAGIIVVHGQQERREALMALDLGANDLITRGADPEEMALRLRTQMRRKRDADLLRQILDEGLRLVSIDSLTRLYNRRYALAHLEKIAEEARTGGRHFALMLIDIDRFKSVNDTFGHAVGDAVLAEVGQRLRDSLRGMDLVARFGGEEFLVCMPMTSLTEARAAAERLRVTICDRPMTIAPDGTPVTVSVSIGLAMGGGPDRSAIPDLLAVADQALYSAKAEGRNQVTLGSHAA